The following is a genomic window from Planctomycetia bacterium.
TGGCCGCGTAGTGGGCCACGAAGTGATCGAACGCCTGGTTCGCATTCTCCCGCGTCGGCGCCATCCAGATCTCGTGCAGCTTGGCCTTCGCGCCGGTCTGCACCCGCTTGGGCATCTTGTCCAACACGTTGGCCGTCTTGTGCACCCAGCAGCGCTGCGCCCGGGTCGTCGAATAGACCTTCGGCAGCGCCGCCCAGAAGCCCAGCGCTCCGTCCGCCGTGGCCAGCTTCGGGTCGATCGTCATGCCCCGTTGTTGGCAGTCCAGCAGCAGCGAATACCACGACTGCTCGCTCTCGCGATGGCCGTCGACCACCGCGATCAGCTCCTTGCGGCCGTCCGCCCTCGCGCCCATCAGCACCAGAATGCACTGCCGGTCTTCCTCCAGGCGGATGTTGAAGTGAATCCCATCCGCCCAGAGGTACACGTAGTGCTTGCCTTCCAGGGAGCGGCGATTCCATGACTGGTACTCGTCCTGCCAACTCGTCATCAAACGCGTGATCGTCGTGGCGCTGAGCCCCGCCGCCTGGGGACCGACCAGCGCCTGCAGGGCCTCGCTGAAGTCTCCGGTGCTGATGCCCTTGAGGTACAGCCAGGGGATCAACTCCTCGATGGCCTTCGTCTTCCGCAGGTACGGCGGCAAAATCGACGAACAGAACCGCTCCACGGCCTGGCCATTTGCATCCAACGCTTCGCCGGCCTCGCCGCGGCCGACGATCCGACGGTCCCACACCCGCGGCTGCGTCACCTCCACCGGCCCGACGCCGGTGACGAGGGTCCGGGTGGGATGATGGCCGTTCTTGACCACCTGCCGGCGGCCTTGCGGATCGCGCAGATCGGCGTGCCCTTCGATCCAGCCATCGACCTCCGCCTCGATCGCCTGGCCCAGGAGCCGTTGGGCCCCGTCCCGCAGAATCTCCGTCAAAACGTCTCGGCTGGGGACTGGAATCGTCTCGATCGACTCGTTACTCTCCTGCATCGGCGTACTCCTCTGCCCATCGTGGGCGGCTCGGAACCTCGAACAAGTCCCGAGAGTACGCCGCCTTTTTTTATCCCGCCACCATCAACGAAATTCGGTTATAGCTCGATCGTGCAAGTCTGGACCCACAGGCGGCAATCTCCAAAAAGGGCCCAATCAGGATGGTCTCGCGGAGATGGTGACCCTTTCAAAGCACTATCATATACTTAGGGAACACTCCAGGGAGTCAGAATGGGATCTTCAAAAGTCGCAATTCTTCGTACCACACCCGCCACGGTCTTTGAAGACTATCACCGCCTCATGAACCTGGCCGACTATCAGTCCGTCGTCGCCAAAGACGTCGAGACCGCCCTGAAGATCAATATCAGTTGGCACTTCTTCTTTCCCGGCAGCTCCACCGTCCCCTGGCAGCTCGACGGCGTCATCCGCGCCATGAAGGCCGACGGCTACAAGCCCGAACTCATCCACGGCTGCCACAACCGCACCGTCGTCATCGACGCCCATTTCGGCGAGCGCCAGAACAAGCAGGTCAACGTCACCGAGGCCCACGGCCTGCGGAACATTCACCTGTATGAGGGCGAGCCCTGGGTCAACGTCCGCGACGCCGTCGGCGATCTGGCGGAAAAGTTCCTCGTCCTCAACAAGGTCTATCCCGACGGCTTCGCCATCCCCAGGCGATTCATCGGCGAAAACATCATCCATCTGCCCACCGTCAAGACGCACGTCTTCACCACCGCGACAGGCGCCATGAAGAATGCCTTCGGCGGCCTGCTCAACGAACATCGCCACTGGACCCATGAGGTCATCCACGAAACACTCGTCGATCTGCTGATGATCCAGAAGAAGATTCATCGCGGCGTCTTCGCGGTGATGGACGGCACCTTCGCCGGCGACGGTCCCGGCCCGCGCTGCATGATCCCCCACGTGAAAAACGTCATCCTCGCCAGCAGCGATCAAGTTGCGATCGACGCCGTCGCCGCGAAGCTGATGGGTTTCGACCCGATGGCGATCAAGTTCATCCGCATCGCCCACGACATGGGCCTCGGCTGCGGCGACCCGCGACAAATCGAAATGGTCGGCGACCTCGACGCCGCCGCGGAGAACTGGCACTTCGACGGCCCCTTCAAGAAGATGACCTTCGCCTCGAAGATGCAGCACAAGATCTACTGGGGCAAATTGAAGACCTCCCTGGAGTGGTCGCTCAAGACCTGGCTCGCCCCCTGGGCCTACATCGCCAGCGTCATCTACCACGACAGTTTCTGGTACCCCACCCGCGCCAAGCGCCACATGCGCGACGCCCTGGCCAGCGAGTGGGGCCGGCTCTTCGCCAACTGGGAGCAACTCACCCCCAACGAAAAGGGCTTTCCCTCCGTCGGCGATCTGCCCGCGCCGCTGACCCTCACCGGCGCCTCAGCAATGCTCAAGTCCATCAAAATCCTCGGAACCTGCATCCGCGAGGCGCCCGAGTTCCGCCTCTTCAAGAAGCAGAAGCACGGCCTGGGTTAATGCCCGCTCCAAATCGTTCCGGATCGGCGCAGCATCCATGTTGATTTATCTCGTCCGACACGCCATCGCCGCCGCCAGGAGCCCCGGCATCCTCAACGACGGCGCACGCGAATTGACCCCCGAAGGCATCAAAAAAATGCGCCGCCACGCTGCCGCGCTGGCGATGCTCGGCGCCCAGATCGACGAAATCTGGACCAGCCCGCTCGTCCGTGCCCGCCAGACCGCCGAAATCCTCGCCGCAGGCCTCGAGCCTTCCCCGCCCTTGAAAACGCTTACGTCGCTGGAGCCCTCCGGAGACTTCGAATCGTTGCGCCTTCGCCTGTCTCAAAGCAGACACCTCACCGCCGTCGCCCTCGTCGGCCACGAGCCCTTCATGGGCGAATTCACAGGCTACCTCCTCGGCGCAGGCCGCGGCGTCGCCTTCAGATACAAGAAGGGGGGCATCGGCCTCGTCGAAATCGACGACTTCGCCCCACCCCTGCGCGGCGAACTATGCTGGCTCATGGCCCCCAAGCAGCTCGGCCTGATCGGCAAAGCCTAATCAGGCCCGGCCACTCACTCCGTGAGAATTTCGCAGGAACACGCCCCCATTCCTCATCCCCACACTAATTCTTAACGTGACCACCCCTGTTAATTCTGATATCCTTCGGGTGCGCCACGCATCGGAGTAGCCCTCCAACTACTGCACATAACGGCCTCGGAGGACGAAGCATGAGCGACAGCGTCAAGGCGTCTGTCTGCATCAGCCTGGCCGCCTACGTCGAAAAACAGGCGAAGCGATTCTCTTCCAACCTGGAAAAGGTCGTCGCCTCCGGCGATGTGGATGGCGTGCACGACGTTCGGGTTGCATCCAGAAGGCTGGTCCAGCCCCTCCGCCTCATGAGCGCCTGGCTCGGTGGCAAGCCCATCAAGCGCCCCGCAGGCCTCCTCCGCGCCACTCGCCAGACACTCGCAAAGGTCCGCGATCTCGACGTCCTTCTCGCCTCGCTCTGCGGCAGCGAAGCCACCTGGGCCCACGGCCTCGAACCATCCGACCTCGCCCGGCTGGAGGGCGCCCTGACGCGCCGTCGGCAGCGCCTCGCCAAAAAGGCCATCAATCGCCTCGCCCGCCAAAAGCCCCAGCGCGCCGCCGGTCTCATCTGGCGACTCTCCGACAAAATGCTCGACGTCGTCGACGAAGAAAGCGACCTCGTCCTCGCCCATCAGGTCGAGCGCCTCTTCGAGAAATCGCTGGAGCGCCTCGTCCATCGCGACCCCCGCGGCGATCAAAAGCACGACCTCCACGAAACGCGCATCTGCGTCAAGCGCGCCAGATACGCCGGCGAACTCATGCGCGACGTCGGCCTCCGCCGGGAAACCGACCTGCTCAAAGCCCTCGTCGGCATGCAGGACCGCCTCGGCCGCTGGAACGACCAGCTCATCGCCATCAGCTACGTCACCCGCGAAGCCCGCCGGCCCAAAGTCCTCGCCGAGGATGCCGCCTGGAGTGCAAGAGTCCTGTCCCTCGCCGCCGATTGGGCGAAGGAAGCCGACGCCGGACAGCGGCGAATCCTCGATGTCTGGGCCGAGTTCGACACCGCCCTCAGGGCATGCTTCAATCGATATCGGGACCGTGCGCAGTCCATTCGCGCCCCCGGTAACATTCACGTAAGCTGACGATTCGTAATTTGGATAGTGCTTCGCGATGACAAGGAATTCTGCTTAATGGAGTCGGCTCGGTCACACGAAACGAATTGCGCCGCGCCCGGAGCCGATCCCGGCGATGGCGCCGCCGCCGATGCACATGCCGCATCGGCCGCCACCGACCACTCCGAAGAGAGCTTCCTTAATCGAAAGCCCGGCGTCGTCCGCCGTCCGCCCCCGTCAAAATTCGCCGCCATCGACGTCGGCACCAACAGCATCCACCTCGTTATGGTCGAGATCTCCCCCGAAGGCGACTTCCGAATCGTCGGTCGCGACAAGGAGATGGTCCAGCTCGGCAAGGGCGGCTTCCAGAAGCACATCCTCACCGACCAGGCCGTCGTCGACGGCGTCGCCGCACTCGTCCGCTTCTCCAAGATGGCCCGCCTCAAAGGTATCGGCCGCATCCACGCCTTCGCCACCAGCGCCGTCCGTGAAGCCCGTAACGGCGGCGATTTCGTCGAGCGCGTCCTCAACGAACTCGGCATGGAAGTCCGCATCCTCAGCGTCGAGGAAGAAGCCCGCCTGATCTACCTCGCCGTTCGCCACGCCGTCGGCCTCGGCGAAACAGACGACCTCATCTGCGACATCGGCGGCGGCAGCGTCGAAGTCATCGTCGCCAGTGCCCGCCGCCCCTCCGTCCTCTTCAGCGCCAAATTAGGCGGCCTCCGCCTCGCCGAGCTCTTCATAAAAAACGATCCCCCGTCCGCCCGTGACTTGAAGCCGCTCAAGCGCCACATCGAACAGTGCCTCGCCCCGCTCGCCCGACGCGTCGGCGCCGTATCCTTTTCCCGGTGCATCTGCACCTCCGGCTCCTTCGAGTGCCTGGCCCGCATGTGCCTGCTCCGCCGCGGACAAACGCCCCCCGACGGCTCCGGCCAGATGAAGATCACCCGTGCCGAGTTGAAAGCGCTCCTCAGTGATCTCGTCGCCCGCACCAGCGAGCAGAAGCTCCAGATGCCCGGCATGGACGCCAAGCGCGTCTCCACCCTCGTCCCCGCCGCGACCACGCTCCTGGAAATCGGCAAGATGTTCGACGTCGCAGATTACGAGTTCTGCGACATGGCCCTCCGCGAAGGCATGATCATCGACCACATCGCCCACAGCAGGGCACACCTCCTCGCCCGCGCCACCTGGCCCGACCCCAGAACTCGAAGCGTCATCGAGCTCGCCGAGCGCTGCCAATACCATCGCGCCCACGCCGAACAGGTCCGCCGACTCGCCAACACCCTCTTCGACCAACTCGCCCCGCTTCACGGGCTGGAACACCGCTACAAGCAGCTCCTCGGCTTCGCCTGCGTCCTCCACGACATCGGCTACCTCATCGGCCACTCCGGCCACCACAAGCATTCCTACTACCTCATCCGCAACGGCGGCCTCAAGGGCTTCAACGAAGGCGAAATCGAACTCATCGCCAACCTCGCTCGTTATCATCGAAAGGGACGGCCGCGAAAGGATGACTACAGCTACGCCCATCTCGACCGCGAAAGTCGTCGGGCATTCAAAAAGCTGATC
Proteins encoded in this region:
- a CDS encoding IS256 family transposase; amino-acid sequence: MQESNESIETIPVPSRDVLTEILRDGAQRLLGQAIEAEVDGWIEGHADLRDPQGRRQVVKNGHHPTRTLVTGVGPVEVTQPRVWDRRIVGRGEAGEALDANGQAVERFCSSILPPYLRKTKAIEELIPWLYLKGISTGDFSEALQALVGPQAAGLSATTITRLMTSWQDEYQSWNRRSLEGKHYVYLWADGIHFNIRLEEDRQCILVLMGARADGRKELIAVVDGHRESEQSWYSLLLDCQQRGMTIDPKLATADGALGFWAALPKVYSTTRAQRCWVHKTANVLDKMPKRVQTGAKAKLHEIWMAPTRENANQAFDHFVAHYAAKYPGAAECLVKDREVLLTFYDFPAEHWRHLRTTNPIESTFATVRLRHRRTKGNGSRIACLAMVFKLCESAANHWRLLNGATLLPDVIAGVKFVNGEKAERNAA
- a CDS encoding DUF362 domain-containing protein, with amino-acid sequence MGSSKVAILRTTPATVFEDYHRLMNLADYQSVVAKDVETALKINISWHFFFPGSSTVPWQLDGVIRAMKADGYKPELIHGCHNRTVVIDAHFGERQNKQVNVTEAHGLRNIHLYEGEPWVNVRDAVGDLAEKFLVLNKVYPDGFAIPRRFIGENIIHLPTVKTHVFTTATGAMKNAFGGLLNEHRHWTHEVIHETLVDLLMIQKKIHRGVFAVMDGTFAGDGPGPRCMIPHVKNVILASSDQVAIDAVAAKLMGFDPMAIKFIRIAHDMGLGCGDPRQIEMVGDLDAAAENWHFDGPFKKMTFASKMQHKIYWGKLKTSLEWSLKTWLAPWAYIASVIYHDSFWYPTRAKRHMRDALASEWGRLFANWEQLTPNEKGFPSVGDLPAPLTLTGASAMLKSIKILGTCIREAPEFRLFKKQKHGLG
- the sixA gene encoding phosphohistidine phosphatase SixA, with the protein product MLIYLVRHAIAAARSPGILNDGARELTPEGIKKMRRHAAALAMLGAQIDEIWTSPLVRARQTAEILAAGLEPSPPLKTLTSLEPSGDFESLRLRLSQSRHLTAVALVGHEPFMGEFTGYLLGAGRGVAFRYKKGGIGLVEIDDFAPPLRGELCWLMAPKQLGLIGKA
- a CDS encoding CHAD domain-containing protein, with amino-acid sequence MSDSVKASVCISLAAYVEKQAKRFSSNLEKVVASGDVDGVHDVRVASRRLVQPLRLMSAWLGGKPIKRPAGLLRATRQTLAKVRDLDVLLASLCGSEATWAHGLEPSDLARLEGALTRRRQRLAKKAINRLARQKPQRAAGLIWRLSDKMLDVVDEESDLVLAHQVERLFEKSLERLVHRDPRGDQKHDLHETRICVKRARYAGELMRDVGLRRETDLLKALVGMQDRLGRWNDQLIAISYVTREARRPKVLAEDAAWSARVLSLAADWAKEADAGQRRILDVWAEFDTALRACFNRYRDRAQSIRAPGNIHVS
- a CDS encoding Ppx/GppA family phosphatase; amino-acid sequence: MESARSHETNCAAPGADPGDGAAADAHAASAATDHSEESFLNRKPGVVRRPPPSKFAAIDVGTNSIHLVMVEISPEGDFRIVGRDKEMVQLGKGGFQKHILTDQAVVDGVAALVRFSKMARLKGIGRIHAFATSAVREARNGGDFVERVLNELGMEVRILSVEEEARLIYLAVRHAVGLGETDDLICDIGGGSVEVIVASARRPSVLFSAKLGGLRLAELFIKNDPPSARDLKPLKRHIEQCLAPLARRVGAVSFSRCICTSGSFECLARMCLLRRGQTPPDGSGQMKITRAELKALLSDLVARTSEQKLQMPGMDAKRVSTLVPAATTLLEIGKMFDVADYEFCDMALREGMIIDHIAHSRAHLLARATWPDPRTRSVIELAERCQYHRAHAEQVRRLANTLFDQLAPLHGLEHRYKQLLGFACVLHDIGYLIGHSGHHKHSYYLIRNGGLKGFNEGEIELIANLARYHRKGRPRKDDYSYAHLDRESRRAFKKLIPILRLANALDRTHYSVVRSVKCSLLDDRITLEVQAEQDSELEIWTARRQAELFEKQFGIALEVSPPQDIPKGDENS